A segment of the Leptolyngbya sp. NIES-3755 genome:
CTCAATTAGTAAAAGACGGTAAAATCACCGGATTAAGAATTGATCACATTGATGGATTATCGAATCCAAAACAGTATTTGCAGCGGCTACAAGAGAAAGTAGGCGATGCCTATATTGTGGCTGAAAAGATTCTTCAACCTGGAGAAGATTTACCAGAAGATTGGGGCATTCAAGGAACTTCAGGATATGACTATTTGAATTACCTTAATAGCGTGTTCTGCGATGTTGAGAATGAGCAAAGATTTGACGAAATTTATCAACAGATTCAAGGTCGATCGATTGCTTTTGAAGATGTCGTTCTTGATAAGAAACATCTAATTCTAGACAAGAACTTAGCAGGTGATTTGGACAATTTAGCAGTATTGTTGAAAGACATTTCGCAGAAAGATCGCTATGGAAATGATTTCACCATTAATGGTCTGAAACGTGCGATCGCTGAAGTGCTGGTTCAGTTCACAATCTATCGAACCTATACGACTGAAGAAGGAATTTCAGAGTGCGATCGCAATTATATTAAAGCTGCGATCGAGACTGCCCGCGAAAATGCTCCATTCTCTCAAAAAGAACTCGACTTCATCGAAAAACTCTTGCTCCTAGAGTACGATGATTCACTGACACCCTCAGATAAAGAACGCTGGCTCTATTTCGTGATGCGGATTCAGCAATATACTGGACCGCTGATGGCGAAAGGCGTTGAAGATACTGCGTTCTTTGTTTACAACCGATTGATCTCGCTCAATGAAGTGGGCGGCGATCCAGGGCGATTCGGAATTAGCACAACTGAGTTTCACCAATTTAACCAGTACCGACAACAGCATTGGAACGTTGCGATGAATGCAACTTCTACACACGATACGAAACGAGGTGAAGACACTCGCGCCAGAATTAACGTACTTTCTGAAATTCCTGACGAGTGGCGATCGCAAGTCCAAAAATGGCGTGAGATCAATCAGAAATACAAAACTCGGTATCGCAAAACCTTGATGCCGAGTGCGAACGATGAGTATGCGTTTTACCAGAATATGATCGGGGCTTATCCGTTCCAAGACAGCGAGATGGAAGAGTTTATCGATCGCATTGAACAATACGCAATCAAATCCATCCGAGAAGCGAAAGCGCACACCGCTTGGCTACGTCCGAATGATGATTATGAAGAGGCTAGCACCAAGTTTGTTCGAGCAATTCTGAAAGACGAACAATTTCTATCTGAATTCATTCCATTTCAGAAAAAGATTGCTCACTATGGAGTGTTCAATTCTCTATCTCAAACTCTAATTAAAGCTACTTCTCCTGGCATTCCTGATTTTTATCAAGGTACGGAACTTTGGGATTTAAGTTTAGTTGATCCAGATAATCGTCGTCCGGTTGATTTTTCACAGCGTGAAGCGTTTCTCGATGCGGTTCAATCTGCGACTCCTTCAGAGTTAATGCCAAAACTATTAGAGAAGCCGCAAGATGGGCAAATCAAGTTATTCCTGACCGTTCAGGCACTGAAAGTTCGGAATCAATTTAAGTCTGTCTTTCTCAATGGTGAATACATGCCACTTGAAGCAACAGGCAAATTTAAGGATCACATCATTGCGTTTGCTCGGAAAGATGGAGATCAAATGGTTGTATCGATCGCGCCTCGATTCTTCACCAGAATCATTCAACCCGATCAACTCCCGATCGGTGAAATTTGGGAAGACACCGCGATCGAACTTCCGGCATCCGGTTGGAAAGATGCGATTTCTGAGACAGAACACGCTGGAACTACGATCGCGCTCAAAGATGCGCTGAAAAATTTCCCAGTGGCGTTACTAACACACTAAATTGGAGCCGCACATCGTAGGATATTAGCTTACGACTGTGCGGTTTTCCTTATGTCTTTGCTTCCTTGGATTTGGCGATCGCTGCCCTTACAACATCAAACAGGTTCCGATGTCTTTGCTGCACTATTTTTGCAGGATGACATTGCAACCCTGTTAGAGAGTCCGTATCCTGCGTCGCCAGACTATCCGCAGTTGGGTCGATTTTCAATTTGTGCAGGTCAGCCGAGAGCAAATCGAGTTTGGACACCTGAGATCGGGGAAATTCTGCCGTTTCTCGATCGATTAATTCAGCCATCATCGTCTGAAGCTCCTGAACATTTGCCGTTTACAGGTGGATGGCTTGGATGGTTGGGCTATGATCTCGCTTGGGAAATCGAGCGGCTTCCGTATCTAAAAGATGAAACTTTACCGTTTCCAGTGGCGTTTTGGTATGAGCCAGAATGTTTTGCTGTATTAGATCATGAACAACAAACATTATGGTTAGCAGCAAGCAATAAACATCAGTTAGATCAGCTTGAAAAACAGCTATCTAATTCAGTTCAAACATCATTGAAAAGCTCTGCCTTTCAAACTCGATTTTGCATGGAGCAAGCGGACTATGAAGCGATCGTACTGAAAGCAAAACAGCACATTCGAGCCGGTGATATCTTTCAAGCCAATCTATCTCTAAGATTTGAAGCGAGAACTGAAGCAGACAGTTGGGCAATTTATCGATCGCTGCAATCGATCAATCCATCCCCATTCGCAAGCTATTGGAAGACACCTTGGGGGGATGTGATTAGCTGTTCTCCAGAACGATTGGTAAAACTTGAAAATGGCATTGCTCAAACGCGCCCGATCGCTGGAACTCGTCCGCGTGGAACCACACCCGAACACGATCGACAACTTGCACAAGAATTGTTAGAGAACACCAAAGAACAAGCAGAACATATCATGCTGGTCGATCTAGAGCGCAATGATTTAGGGCGAGTGTGTGAATGGGGAACAGTGCAAGTCGATGAACTATTGGTAGTTGAACATTACAGTCATGTGATGCACTTAGTGAGTAACGTTGTGGGGAAAGTACGACCAGAGTTCAATTCAGTTGATGTGATTCGTGCTTTGTTTCCGGGTGGAACGATTACTGGCTGTCCCAAAGTCCGGTGTATGGAAATTATTGAAACCTTGGAACCTGTACGACGTAGCTTGTTTTATGGCTCTTGTGGATATGTCGATCGACGTGGAAATTTAGATCTGAACATTCTGATCAGAACCTTACTTTACGCAAAAGCTGGAGATAACGCGATCGTCTGGGGACAAGTCGGAGCAGGAATTATAGCAGATAGCGATCCAGAACGTGAATGGTTTGAATCGCTGCAAAAAGCACGAGCACAACTGGCGGCACTCGGTCAGAACAGTTAGAACTTTATCAAGAAGTGAAAAACTTTAAAGTTGCCAATAGCGATAAGCCGCGCAAGCCATTGTCACTACGCCAGTGACGATCGCAGTTTCATCGACTTCAAATTGCGGATGATGCAGCGGATAGTTTTTTCGATCGGCAAATCCCACTCCTAACCGGAACATACTGCCCGGTGCATGTTGCAAATAACATGAGAAATCTTCTGCTCCTAAAGATGGCTCTGGAATGATTTGAATGCTCTCATTGCCCCAGACCTCTCGTGCAGAAGTTTCGAGCAAGTTCGTGAGCTTTGGATCATTTTGTACAGAAGGCGTTCCGCGTCGATAGCTCATGTGATACTTTGCCCCATACATCTGACAAATATTCGACACAATGTTCTCGATCCACGCTGGAAGCATTTCATTAGTTTCGGGATGCAGCGATCGAACCGTTCCTGACATTGTGACCTGATCTGCAATCACATTCGGAGCACGTCCACCGCTAATTTTCCCGATCGTTAAAACAGCCGGGCGTAATGGATTCTGAGTTCGGCTGATCGCCTGTTGGAGCGCCGTAATCACTTGAGACGCGATCCAAATTGCATCGATCGCTTCATGCGGACGCGCTCCATGTCCCGATTCGCCCATGATTGTCAATTCCAAATCATCCGCAGCAGCCGTCAGAGCACCATACCGAATTCCAATTTTTCCAGACTGAATACTGGGAAACACATGGACAGAAAGAATCGAATTCACATCAGTCATGACCCCATCTTCGACCATCCATTGTGCCCCTTGAGCAATTTCCTCCGCAGGCTGAAACAAGAATCGAATCCGACCGGGTAAAGGCACTCCAAGCTGGGAAAGCACCATTGCAGTCCCTAATCCTACGGTCGTATGAACATCATGTCCACAAGCGTGCATAATTCCAGGCTTGCGTGAGGAAAATTCTAGATCAGTTCGCTCTTGAATCGGGAGCGCATCCATATCTGTCCGAATCGCTAACAATCTCGGATCATCGCCGCCTTTGAGTTCGCCCACGACACCGACTTTGCCGATCGCTTCTTTCACATGCAGTCCACAAGACGAGAGGACACCTGCAACATAAGCTGCGGTTTGGTGTTCTTGTCCACTCAGTTCAGGGTGGCTATGGAGATGGCGACGGATTTCAATCAAGCGCGGAGCAAGCGAAAGGGCGAGATCTTTGATGCGGTCTTTCATGGTTCAAGGCTTCGATCGTACTTTTTCCAATGATAGGACTTCTGAAACAATCAGTAGCCGCTATTCCATCGCATTGTCGATAGGTGTCCATGCTCGGAAGATTTGGTTTCATCGTCGATCGCTTTCACAACGCGACGATATAGATCTTCTGCTTGCTGTGGTGAGTTGCCAATGCTAGTTAATCCTAATTTTCCGAATTCAGATAAGCATCCCATCAGGTGAAAGACTGTTCCCGTTTCTGTACTCGTATCGAAATGTAATCCATAGTGCGCGATGATATCCATCAAATCATTCGGCAATAATCCACAGTATTGTGATTTCTGTAAATTATCTGTTGCCATATAGTATTTTGGTCTTCCATGTTGGCTGTAGAATAAGCCGCTGGAAAGATCGTATCGACCGTTGGTCAGGAATTTCAGCGTCATGAATGGATGCGTTGTTCCCCCTTTTCTGAGGTTAATCTCGATCGCATGAAATTCCCATTGATCGTCTCGTTTCACTGCGACAAAATCCACCGCAAATCGTTCTAGTGCTCCTTTTGCTGCCAAAGCTTGACCGACTTGTAAACTCAAATCTTGGATTCGCATTCGATAGGTTTCATCCGCTGGAAATCGACAACCGAGATAGATTTGTCCACTCGGACCCCCCAGAATTTGGTCGTGCGTTGATAGAATTTCAACTTCACCGCCTGGAGTGACGCGACCTTGAGCACTCGGAGACAGTTTGTGATCACCCTCGATGAATGCTTCTGCGATCGCACCTAATTCTGGAATTCGATCGCCATAATTTTCCCAAGATTCGGTTTTCGCCTCGAATTTTAGATGAGCAAAGCGATCGTAGATCTTCGCAACTCGTTGTTCATGCGAAATGATTCCAGGCTTGAATTCGTTTAAAGGTCGTAAATCAAGTAGTGCGTTTCCTTCACCAGAAAAGCCTTCATTTAATTTGACCACGACTCGTTGTAGTTCCGGATTGCGTTCCCATAATTCGGCTGTGACAACTGCAAGATCTTTCGCATTCCAAACGAGTTCACTTCCATCTGGATGAGGTACTCCACTTTCTGCAAAAATCTGCCGACTGCCGCTCTTTGTCCCCCAATTTAATAAAGCTGGATCAAGTGCATATAACGGGAGATTCAATTGAATCGACAAATCCCGTTCTACATCGGTGGAGTTGTAGCAAATCACATAAGCTCGATCGGGATTCACAGCTTGTCGAATACGATCGAGCAGTCTTGGACGATCTAGAATCTTTTGACTCAATGGTTTGAGTGATGAATCGTAAGTCGAGAGTAAAAGTAAGCGATCGCGAGCATGGGAAAATGGAATTCCTGGCAATAGCTGTAGATAATAATCAATTACACTTGGATGAATCGGCTGAGAAGTGACATAAACTAGCCGAGTTCTGGGATTTCGCAATCGAATGAGAGAAAATAATAGTCGTTCTTCATAATGGAGAAAGCCTTCGATCTTCAACAATTCTCGCTGATCGATGCTGAGAGATGGAATCACGATAATATCGGCTTCACTGGTATCAAACTCGGTGACATTGCGCCAGCGATCGCGCAATTGGGTTTGGAGATGCTGAAACTGAACGGTCGGGTCAAGCACGTTCATAAGAGGGAGTTCCGCGATCGACGTATATTTGCAATCATATCCACTGAAAATACGCCAAAGTGGAATTAGTAATGAACGGTAAAAATGTATAAATCAGATCTGCGGAAGCTCTATCTTCAGAAGCGGTGTTTGCTCTCTCTTGAGGAGTGCAAGTTGAAGAGTACACAGATTTGCGAACACCTCAAAGCGGCTGACCTGTTCAATTCTGCGAAAACCGTTCTCTCGTATTGCAGTTTCCGTCAAGAACCGGATTTACAAGAATTGCTCACAATTCCAAAAGTTTGGGGATTGCCTCGATGTGTTGGAAAGGATTTAATCTGGCATCAATGGACACCCGGAACATTACGATCGGGAAAATTTGGCATTCAAGAACCCGATCCAGAGAGTCCATTGATTGAGAGTGAACAAGTAGATTTGATCTTAGTGCCTTGTGTCATGTGCGATCGACGTGGCTATCGCCTCGGTTATGGTGGCGGATTTTACGATCGGATGCTGAGCAAACCTGAATGGCAGGGAAAAACAACGATCGGCATTCTGTTTAATTTTGCAGTTGTGGATGAATTCGCGATCGATCCTTGGGATCAACCCCTGACTGCAATCTGTACAGAATCGGGGCTAATCCCAAGCAGTTAAAGATTAATCATCGTCATCATCGTCATCGTCGTCTCTCCGCGATCGATATTCCCTCCGATCATCATCATCGTCATCGTCGTCTCTCCGCGATCGATATTCCCTCCGATCATCATCCTCGTCGTCGTCATCTCTACGTGACCGTTCATCATCATCGTCATCCCTACGAGACCGATAGCGATCGTCATCATCGCGAGATCTTTCCCTATCCTCATTAGACTTGAGCGGATTCAGTCCCTCCAATCCCTTTTGAATATTCTCGAACAAGTTATTTGGTTCCCGTTTCTCTCTGTCTCTGTCGCCCATAAGAACCTCAAAGAATGAACCTTAGTTCTGAGCATAGCAATCTTATCGATCGAGTAAATGAATCATCTCCCCCCTGTTCCTGATTCAGCATCGACGGGCATCAATCGTTCTACGCTAAGTACTGCTGAAGAAACCAACCTTCTAGAGCAGTCCCCGCAGCAAGCGTAACCGTCATATCCGTCTTAGTAGGAATGTTTTTCCCAAGTTAACAAATGACAATAAAACCTGAAGTTGCTGAAATGATGGAAATCTTGTGAACGGAGACGAGTTTATTGAGCAAATTCAGGACGTGCAGAAGCAGGTCGAAGAATTGCAGCAAGATGCCGAACAGTTGCCCTTACCGCAAAAAAGTCGGCTGACCGAATCTCTGGAGCGTTTAACTACAGCGTTAAGAGATTTGCAAGTCGCTGAAGAAGCAATTCAATTACTCCTGTCGGCGGTGCAACAATCACGAGACTCGATCGTGATTACAAACGCTCATCTCAATTCACCCGGACCTGAGATTGTATATGTGAATCCTGCTTTTACTGAGATGACAGGTTACGAAGCTCAGGAAGTCTTAGGCAAAAGTCCCCGAATGCTGCAAGGGAAACATACAGAACGAGCCGTCTTAGATGCGTTGAGGCGGAATATTTCTCAGGGCAATCCGTTTCATGGGGAAGCGATTAACTATCACAAAGATGGTAGTGAATTTTACGTCGAATGGAATATTACACCGATTCGGAACAATCAGCAAAAAATTACACATTACGTGGCGATTCAGAGAAATATTAGCGATCGTAAACGGTTAGAAAAAGAGCGTGAACGGTTACTCTCTCAAGAACAAGCTGCTCGTGATGCTGCTGAAGTCGCAAATCGGTCTAAAGATGAATTTCTGGCTACGCTGTCTCACGAATTGAGAACGCCGCTTACTCCAATTCTCGGCTGGTCGAAAGTGCTTCGGACTCAAGCCGTTTCCGAAGAGAAATTACAACAAGCATTAGAAACGATCGAAGAAAATGCCCGACGACAAGCCCAATTAGTAGATGATCTGCTCGATTTAGCTCGGATCGTTCGCGGCAAGATGACACTCAATTTTGCTTCCGTTTCCCTAATTGAAGTGATTGTGGCTGCACTAGAAACCGTTCGACTCGCAGCCGAAGCCAAATCGATCAAAGTCGAAACAAATTTAGATGCAACTTTGCCGCCTGTGATGGGAGATGCAGGACGATTGCAGCAAATCGTTTGGAATTTGCTCACGAATGCAATTAAATTTACACCTGTTGAAGGTCGGATTGCTGTCGCTTTGTCGAAAGTCGATCGATTTGCTCAAATCCGCATTAGTGATAGTGGACAAGGTATCAACCCA
Coding sequences within it:
- a CDS encoding multi-sensor hybrid histidine kinase (similar to AA sequence:cyanobase_aa:LBDG_15960) translates to MNGDEFIEQIQDVQKQVEELQQDAEQLPLPQKSRLTESLERLTTALRDLQVAEEAIQLLLSAVQQSRDSIVITNAHLNSPGPEIVYVNPAFTEMTGYEAQEVLGKSPRMLQGKHTERAVLDALRRNISQGNPFHGEAINYHKDGSEFYVEWNITPIRNNQQKITHYVAIQRNISDRKRLEKERERLLSQEQAARDAAEVANRSKDEFLATLSHELRTPLTPILGWSKVLRTQAVSEEKLQQALETIEENARRQAQLVDDLLDLARIVRGKMTLNFASVSLIEVIVAALETVRLAAEAKSIKVETNLDATLPPVMGDAGRLQQIVWNLLTNAIKFTPVEGRIAVALSKVDRFAQIRISDSGQGINPEFLPYVFERFRQEDSSITRQFGGLGLGLSLCRQLVEAHGGTIWAESAGIGQGATFTVQLPLMSGNIAQKQPVFEVVQPSLNGVRVLIVEDDFSTLQFLSFIVEQQGAIVTPVSSAQAALEELKRSHFDVLLSDIGMQGMDGFALLHHIRAFAEELPAIALTAYATQSNREQALDAGYNAHLAKPIEPEKLIEAIASVLDARSH
- a CDS encoding hypothetical protein (hypothetical protein MicvaDRAFT_5376;~similar to AA sequence:cyanobase_aa:LBDG_19190); the protein is MNVLDPTVQFQHLQTQLRDRWRNVTEFDTSEADIIVIPSLSIDQRELLKIEGFLHYEERLLFSLIRLRNPRTRLVYVTSQPIHPSVIDYYLQLLPGIPFSHARDRLLLLSTYDSSLKPLSQKILDRPRLLDRIRQAVNPDRAYVICYNSTDVERDLSIQLNLPLYALDPALLNWGTKSGSRQIFAESGVPHPDGSELVWNAKDLAVVTAELWERNPELQRVVVKLNEGFSGEGNALLDLRPLNEFKPGIISHEQRVAKIYDRFAHLKFEAKTESWENYGDRIPELGAIAEAFIEGDHKLSPSAQGRVTPGGEVEILSTHDQILGGPSGQIYLGCRFPADETYRMRIQDLSLQVGQALAAKGALERFAVDFVAVKRDDQWEFHAIEINLRKGGTTHPFMTLKFLTNGRYDLSSGLFYSQHGRPKYYMATDNLQKSQYCGLLPNDLMDIIAHYGLHFDTSTETGTVFHLMGCLSEFGKLGLTSIGNSPQQAEDLYRRVVKAIDDETKSSEHGHLSTMRWNSGY
- a CDS encoding malto-oligosyltrehalose synthase (similar to AA sequence:cyanobase_aa:LBDG_51040), which translates into the protein MRTPVTTYRIQFHQGFPFEAATKIVGYLSKLGISDLYASPIFKAKAGSTHGYDVVDPTQLNPELGTSEVFEQLIQKIQQHQMGWVQDIVPNHMSYDRDNRYLMDVLENGLDSDYTQFFDLAWNSPFRSSQAPILAPLLGDFYGSCLENGDIQLQYSQDGLTVNYYALRVPLRLESYSIFLTHDLGKLAKTLGRRHPDFVKLLAVLYMLRSLPTESGGKQRKDQAEFVKGLLWELNEGNPEVKAFIDENIKFFNGEAGKPQSVDWLDKLLSEQFFRLSYWKVGAEEINYRRFFTVNELISVRIEDLKVFNHTHELIAQLVKDGKITGLRIDHIDGLSNPKQYLQRLQEKVGDAYIVAEKILQPGEDLPEDWGIQGTSGYDYLNYLNSVFCDVENEQRFDEIYQQIQGRSIAFEDVVLDKKHLILDKNLAGDLDNLAVLLKDISQKDRYGNDFTINGLKRAIAEVLVQFTIYRTYTTEEGISECDRNYIKAAIETARENAPFSQKELDFIEKLLLLEYDDSLTPSDKERWLYFVMRIQQYTGPLMAKGVEDTAFFVYNRLISLNEVGGDPGRFGISTTEFHQFNQYRQQHWNVAMNATSTHDTKRGEDTRARINVLSEIPDEWRSQVQKWREINQKYKTRYRKTLMPSANDEYAFYQNMIGAYPFQDSEMEEFIDRIEQYAIKSIREAKAHTAWLRPNDDYEEASTKFVRAILKDEQFLSEFIPFQKKIAHYGVFNSLSQTLIKATSPGIPDFYQGTELWDLSLVDPDNRRPVDFSQREAFLDAVQSATPSELMPKLLEKPQDGQIKLFLTVQALKVRNQFKSVFLNGEYMPLEATGKFKDHIIAFARKDGDQMVVSIAPRFFTRIIQPDQLPIGEIWEDTAIELPASGWKDAISETEHAGTTIALKDALKNFPVALLTH
- a CDS encoding anthranilate synthase component I-like protein (similar to AA sequence:cyanobase_aa:LBDG_10080), coding for MSLLPWIWRSLPLQHQTGSDVFAALFLQDDIATLLESPYPASPDYPQLGRFSICAGQPRANRVWTPEIGEILPFLDRLIQPSSSEAPEHLPFTGGWLGWLGYDLAWEIERLPYLKDETLPFPVAFWYEPECFAVLDHEQQTLWLAASNKHQLDQLEKQLSNSVQTSLKSSAFQTRFCMEQADYEAIVLKAKQHIRAGDIFQANLSLRFEARTEADSWAIYRSLQSINPSPFASYWKTPWGDVISCSPERLVKLENGIAQTRPIAGTRPRGTTPEHDRQLAQELLENTKEQAEHIMLVDLERNDLGRVCEWGTVQVDELLVVEHYSHVMHLVSNVVGKVRPEFNSVDVIRALFPGGTITGCPKVRCMEIIETLEPVRRSLFYGSCGYVDRRGNLDLNILIRTLLYAKAGDNAIVWGQVGAGIIADSDPEREWFESLQKARAQLAALGQNS
- a CDS encoding 5-formyltetrahydrofolate cyclo-ligase (similar to AA sequence:cyanobase_aa:LBDG_19200), giving the protein MYKSDLRKLYLQKRCLLSLEECKLKSTQICEHLKAADLFNSAKTVLSYCSFRQEPDLQELLTIPKVWGLPRCVGKDLIWHQWTPGTLRSGKFGIQEPDPESPLIESEQVDLILVPCVMCDRRGYRLGYGGGFYDRMLSKPEWQGKTTIGILFNFAVVDEFAIDPWDQPLTAICTESGLIPSS
- a CDS encoding amidohydrolase (similar to AA sequence:cyanobase_aa:LBDG_15460) is translated as MKDRIKDLALSLAPRLIEIRRHLHSHPELSGQEHQTAAYVAGVLSSCGLHVKEAIGKVGVVGELKGGDDPRLLAIRTDMDALPIQERTDLEFSSRKPGIMHACGHDVHTTVGLGTAMVLSQLGVPLPGRIRFLFQPAEEIAQGAQWMVEDGVMTDVNSILSVHVFPSIQSGKIGIRYGALTAAADDLELTIMGESGHGARPHEAIDAIWIASQVITALQQAISRTQNPLRPAVLTIGKISGGRAPNVIADQVTMSGTVRSLHPETNEMLPAWIENIVSNICQMYGAKYHMSYRRGTPSVQNDPKLTNLLETSAREVWGNESIQIIPEPSLGAEDFSCYLQHAPGSMFRLGVGFADRKNYPLHHPQFEVDETAIVTGVVTMACAAYRYWQL